From the Garra rufa chromosome 17, GarRuf1.0, whole genome shotgun sequence genome, one window contains:
- the LOC141289133 gene encoding uncharacterized protein: MLWFVKYFKLDKNELIRSQSGFAVTECETGPPLLIGPFKPKNHSNTKLPDIIHSEDQCICELTKIINGKEHTIKAIYIFTKYSPCLSRKDHEPCMIQLANFSEEMSYHHNIKVYIVFQDIFGLSGNIENKLKILSRGKNPLIKDTLLDLKAMIYEQHRRTKFKYSKGDKNQHEKLQIKNGSIIKKYITTEIKKKTDKKNWTSISSLFKVKIEFPSDEMTSDEFEKFGKEQADKMEIQLKELNVSEEISQIMCSLFHSKWCELIHLRYEEFIYEKLSERINTFAVKLAVQDIKAITKDFSLIRVNLNLQCI, translated from the coding sequence ATGTTATGGTTTGTTAAGTACTTTAAATTAGATAAAAATGAATTGATTCGCAGCCAGTCTGGATTTGCAGTGACTGAATGTGAAACAGGACCGCCTTTACTGATTGGACCCTTTAAGCCAAAAAATCATTCCAACACAAAGCTTCCTGATATAATTCACAGTGAAGATCAATGCATTTGTGAATTAACCAAAATAATTAATGGCAAAGAGCACACGATAAAGGCTATTtacatatttacaaaatacagTCCCTGTTTAAGCAGAAAAGATCATGAGCCTTGTATGATCCAGCTAGCTAATTTCTCTGAAGAAATGAGTTATCATCATAACATAAAGGTTTACATTGTCTTCCAGGACATTTTTGGTTTATCAGGCAATATAGAAAACAAACTAAAGATACTGAGCCGTGGAAAAAATCCATTAATTAAAGATACATTATTAGATTTAAAAGCAATGATTTACGAGCAACACCGTAGAACGAAATTTAAATATTCAAAAGGAGACAAAAATCAACATGagaaattacaaattaaaaacggTTCTATTATCAAAAAGTATATCACAACagaaattaagaaaaaaacagataaaaaaaattgGACGTCCATCTCTTCTCTATTTAAAGTTAAAATTGAATTTCCTAGTGACGAAATGACATCAGATGAGTTCGAGAAATTTGGAAAAGAACAGGCTGATAAAATGGAGATACAGCTGAAAGAGCTGAATGTTAGTGAGGAAATTAGTCAAATAATGTGTTCACTTTTTCATTCTAAGTGGTGTGAGCTGATTCATCTCAGATATGAAGAGTTTATATATGAGAAGCTCAGTGAACGCATTAATACATTTGCTGTTAAACTTGCTGTTCAGGATATAAAGGCCATCACAAAAGATTTCAGTCTGATACGAGTCAATTTGAATTTACAATGCATTTAA